The window CGACCTGGAACTGAAACAGGCGTACGTCCGAGTGCTGGGGAAAGGGAACCGGGAAAGGCTCTTACCCCTGGGGGGATACGCTGTGGAGGCCCTCAAGCGGTACCTAGCCGAGGGGCGGCCGAAGCTTCTTGGCGGGAAAAAGACCACCGCAGCGCTCTTTCTGAACTACCGGGGCGAAAGGCTGACCGACCGGGGCGTGCGGCTTGTTTTCACCAACTACCTGAAGGGTTTGGCGTCCGGGGTACCCGGGGGTACCCGCTTTAGCGGGTCAGCGGATCGGCAGGCCGGCCCCCACCTGCTCCGGCACTGCTTTGCGACCCACCTTCTGGAGGCAGGCGCGGATTTGCGCACGGTCCAGGAACTCCTGGGCCACGCCCGCCTGTCGACCACCCAGATTTACACCCGGGTTTCGGCCGACCGCCTGCTGGAGGTGTACCGGCGGGCGCACCCCCGCGGCCGGAGCCGCAAGGACTAAAAACGGGCGGGCACTGGAGCCGGGCGGTGCCCCGGAAATACGGGTTTCCCCGGCTATGCCGGGTTCGCACCGGGCAAAAATTGTTTTAGAGGTGAGACGTAAATGACGTTTAAAGGCACCACTATTGTCGCCGTGAAACGGGACGGTGCAGTGGCCCTGGCCGGTGACGGTCAGGTCGGGCTTGGCAACGGGATCATTGTCAAGCGTGACGCCGTCAAACTGCGGCGCCTGTACAAGGACCGGGTGGTGGCCGGTTTCGCCGGGAGCGTGGCCGACGCGTTCGCCCTGTTCGAGCGCTTCGAGGGCAAGCTGGAAGAGTCCCAGGGTAACCTGCGCCGGGCGGCGGTGCAGTTGGCGAAAGACTGGCGCACCGATAAGTACTTGCGGCGCCTGGAGGCCTTGCTCGTTGTGGCGGACCGGGAGGCCGTGCTGCTGATTTCCGGCGGCGGCGAGGTGATTGAGCCGGACGACGGGATCATCGCCGTCGGCTCCGGGGGTGCTTTCGCACTGGCCGCAGCCCGGGCCCTGGCCCGGCACACCGCGCTTCCGGCGGTCGACATCGCCCGCGAGGCTCTGCAGATCGCGTCCCAGATTTGCGTGCACACCAATGACCGGATCACGGTGGAACAAGTATAATTGCGGAAGGGAGAATGAGCTTGTGGAACTGACGCCTCGGCAGATAGTGGCCGAACTGGACAAATACATCGTCGGCCAGGAAGAAGCGAAAAGAGCGGTGGCGGTAGCTTTGCGGAACCGTTACCGGCGGGCGCGCCTTCCGGAAGATCTGCGTGAAGAGGTGATGCCCAAAAACATACTGATGATCGGACCGACCGGGGTGGGCAAGACGGAGATCGCCCGGCGGTTGGCCCGCCTGGTGAACGCTCCGTTTGTGAAGGTTGAGGCGACGAAGTTCACCGAGGTGGGCTATGTAGGCCGGGATGTGGACAGTATGGTGCGCGACTTGGTGGAAACCTCCATCCGGATGGTCCGTTCCGAGCGTCTGAACGAGGTGGAAGCACGGGCGGCGCGCCTTGCGGAGGAACGGATTATCGAACTTCTGGCGCCCTTCCCGCAACAAGAAACCGGCGGGCGCAATCCCCTGGAGATGCTGTTGGGGACGGTCCGCCCGGACCCGGAGATTGATGACCGTCACAAGCAGAGGCTCCGCCGGGTTGAGTTCGAGCGGGAAACCCTGCGGACGAAACTCGAGCGCGGGGAACTGGAGAACGAGTACCTGGAGATCGAGGTCGAGGACCGTCCAACTTCCACCCTGGAGCTTTTCTCCGGTCAGGGCGTGGAGGAGATGGGCATCAACCTGAACGACGTGTTGGGCCACATCTTTCCGAAGAAAAAGAAACGGCGGAAGGTAACCGTGGCCGAAGCCCGGAAAATCCTGACCCAGCAGGAGGCCCAGAAGCTGGTCGACAACGAGGAGGTGGTGACCGAGGGCATCCGGCGCGCCGAGGAGTCCGGAATCATCTTCCTTGACGAAATCGACAAGATCGCCGGGCGAGAAGCCGGCGCCGGGCCCGACGTTTCCCGGGGAGGCGTGCAGCGTGATATTCTCCCGATCATTGAGGGTTCCACCGTGGTCACCAAGTACGGTCCGGTACGGACCGACCACATGCTGTTCATCGCTGCCGGGGCTTTCCACATGTCCCGGCCCTCGGACCTGATTCCGGAACTGCAGGGCCGTTTCCCGATCCGGGTGGAACTCAAGAACCTGACCGAAGAAGACTTCCTGCAGATTCTGACGGAGCCCCAGAATGCCCTGATCAAACAGTACACCGCGCTGCTGGCTACCGAGGGCATTAAGCTCGAATTTTCTAAATATTCTCTTGTCGAGATTGCCAAAATCGCTTATACTGTTAATGATCAGACGGAGAATATCGGTGCCCGCAGGCTGCACACCGTGCTTGAGAGACTCCTGGAGGAAATATCGTTTGCTGCCCCTGACATCGAGGACAAGCACGTGGTCATCGACGAGCAGTATGTCCGGGAAAAGCTCAGCGAGATTGTACGCCGTGAAGACTTGAGTCGTTATATTCTATAGACCCACAAGGGGGCTTTGGCTGGTGACCCTGCTGGAGAAATGCCGGGCGATCAACAGGATCCTGCAGAAGTCCGCCGGTTACGCGGTAGACTATGGTGAAGTGGCCCAGGTGCTCTGTGCTAACCTTCGGGCCAACGCCTACATTTTGGACGAGGAGGGCCGGATTCTGGGGGCCGAGTTCCTGGATGATTTCAGTTGCGGAGTTGTTCGCAGCATGATTTACGAATCGGGATTCCCCCGGGAGTACAACGAGTGGTTGCTGGGGATTCCCTCGACCTACGCCAATTTCTGTCAGACGGAAAACGCCTGTGTATTCAACGCCTACGAACACTGCCAGTACGTGAACAAGGTGACCACGGTGGTACCCATCGTGGGTGCCGGCAAGCGCCTTGGGACCCTGGTGCTCGCCAAATTCGGCGAGGAGTTTACGGGTGACGATTTGGTGCTGGCCGAAATCGGGGCGACGGTGGTGGGCATGGAAATCCTGCGGGCCCAGGTGGGCCGCATGGAAGAGGACGTCCGGAAGCGGACCGCCGTACAGGTCGCCCTGGGTACGCTCTCCTATTCGGAACTGGATGCAGTGCGGCACATCTTCAGGCAACTCGACGGCAGTGAAGGCCTCCTGGTGGCCAGCAAGATCGCCGACCGGGCCGGTATCACCCGTTCGGTGATCGTGAACGCCCTACGCAAATTTGAGAGCGCGGGCGTAATTGAGTCCAAGTCCCTGGGCATGAAAGGCACCTATATTCGGGTGCTCAATGACCGTTTACTCGACGAACTGGCGAAAATGCAACAGAAGTAGTTTTTGTTCTTGCTCGATTTGTGGGATTTGTGATAAAATACTTTTCGGTGCTTAACTACACACGCCGCCGGATTGCGGCCACGGTGCCTCCGCTGCAACGGGGGTCCGGCTGTGAGTTGAAGGTGGCGGAGGCCTAAAACCACGCGGAGGGAGGTGTAATAGTGGCGATTGTGACCATGAAGCAGTTGCTTGAGGCCGGGGTGCATTTTGGCCACCAGACCCGCAGGTGGAATCCCAAAATGGCCCCTTATATTTTTACGGACCGTAACGGAATCTACATCATCGACCTGCAAAAGACGGTTCGTAAGATCGAAGAGGCCTACAACTTCATCAAGCAGATCGTAGCCGAGGGGCAGACGGTGCTGTTTGTGGGTACCAAGAAGCAGGCCCAGCTGACGGTGGTCGAAGAAGCCGGGCGGTGCGGGATGTTCTACGTGAACCAGCGCTGGCTGGGCGGCATGCTGACCAACTTCCAGACCATCCGGCGCCGGATCGACCGGTTGAAGGAGCTGGAGAAAATGGAAGCCGAGGGCCGTTTTGAGGTACTCCCGAAGAAAGAAGTGGCCGAGCTTATGCACGAGAAGCAACGCCTGGAGAAGTATCTCAAGGGCATCAAGGACATGACCAAGCTTCCGGGCGCGCTGTTCGTGATTGATCCGCGCAAGGAGCGGATCGCAGTGGCCGAGGCCCGCAAACTGGGCATTCCGATCGTGGCCATTGTGGACACGAACTGTGACCCGGACGAGATCGACTACATCATCCCGGGCAACGACGACGCGATCCGGGCTGTACGGCTTCTAACCAGCCGGATGGCCGACGCGGTTCTGGAAGGACGCCAGGGAGAACAACTGGCTCCGGAACCCGACCAGGAAGCCGTGGTGGAGGCTGAAGCCTAAAGTGGCCGGGTTTCGGTTATAATGAGGCCAGGGTGGCTATGCGGAAAATCATGGTTTTTTGGGGGGCGCATAAATGGAAGTGTCGGCAAAGCTGGTAAAAGAACTCCGCGAGCGTACCGGCTCGGGAATGATGGACTGCAAGAAGGCCCTGGTGGAAACCGGCGGTGACCTGGAGAAGGCGGTTGACTACCTGCGGGAGAAGGGTCTGGCGGCGGCCGCCAAGAGAGCCGGCCGGACGGCGTCCGAGGGCCTGATCGAGAGTTACATCCATGGGGCGGGCCGGATTGGAGTGCTGGTGGAGGTCAATTGCGAAACGGACTTCGTGGCAAAGACCGATGAGTTCCGGGCTTTTGCCCGGGACGTGGCCATGCAGATCGCGGCCGCCCGTCCGGAATTTGTCGGGCGTGAGGACGTCCCGGCGGAGACGCTGGACAGAGAGCGGCGCGTTTTGCGGGCGCAGGCGCTGAACGAAGGCAAGCCGGAGAAGATTGTCGACAAGATGGTTGAAGGCCGTCTCGAGAAGTTCTTCCGGGAGAACTGCCTTCTGGAGCAGCCGTTTATCAAGAACCCGGACGTTGCCGTGCAGGACGTGCTTAAGGAAACCATCGCTCGGCTGGGCGAAAACATCGTGATCAAACGGTTCGCCAGGTTCCAATTGGGCGAGGGGGGCGACGAATAGAAAAAGCAGGAAAATCGCGGCGCTCGCCGAATAGGGACAGGAGGGTCCGCCATTGATTACTCCCAGGTACCGGCGTGTGGTCCTTAAGCTGAGTGGTGAAGCCCTGGCTGGAGAACAGGGATACGGTATCAGCCCGGAAGTTGTGCTGTACATCGCCTCGGAAATCAAGGAAGTGATCCAGCAGTTCCGCGTGGAGACGGCCATCGTGGTCGGCGGCGGGAATATCTGGCGCGGGGTGGCTGGAAGCGCCAAGGGTATGGACCGGGCTACGGCGGACTACATGGGGATGCTGGCGACGGTGATCAAC is drawn from Candidatus Desulforudis audaxviator MP104C and contains these coding sequences:
- the hslV gene encoding ATP-dependent protease subunit HslV, whose protein sequence is MTFKGTTIVAVKRDGAVALAGDGQVGLGNGIIVKRDAVKLRRLYKDRVVAGFAGSVADAFALFERFEGKLEESQGNLRRAAVQLAKDWRTDKYLRRLEALLVVADREAVLLISGGGEVIEPDDGIIAVGSGGAFALAAARALARHTALPAVDIAREALQIASQICVHTNDRITVEQV
- the hslU gene encoding ATP-dependent protease ATPase subunit HslU; translated protein: MTGSRWNKYNCGRENELVELTPRQIVAELDKYIVGQEEAKRAVAVALRNRYRRARLPEDLREEVMPKNILMIGPTGVGKTEIARRLARLVNAPFVKVEATKFTEVGYVGRDVDSMVRDLVETSIRMVRSERLNEVEARAARLAEERIIELLAPFPQQETGGRNPLEMLLGTVRPDPEIDDRHKQRLRRVEFERETLRTKLERGELENEYLEIEVEDRPTSTLELFSGQGVEEMGINLNDVLGHIFPKKKKRRKVTVAEARKILTQQEAQKLVDNEEVVTEGIRRAEESGIIFLDEIDKIAGREAGAGPDVSRGGVQRDILPIIEGSTVVTKYGPVRTDHMLFIAAGAFHMSRPSDLIPELQGRFPIRVELKNLTEEDFLQILTEPQNALIKQYTALLATEGIKLEFSKYSLVEIAKIAYTVNDQTENIGARRLHTVLERLLEEISFAAPDIEDKHVVIDEQYVREKLSEIVRREDLSRYIL
- the tsf gene encoding translation elongation factor Ts; the protein is MEVSAKLVKELRERTGSGMMDCKKALVETGGDLEKAVDYLREKGLAAAAKRAGRTASEGLIESYIHGAGRIGVLVEVNCETDFVAKTDEFRAFARDVAMQIAAARPEFVGREDVPAETLDRERRVLRAQALNEGKPEKIVDKMVEGRLEKFFRENCLLEQPFIKNPDVAVQDVLKETIARLGENIVIKRFARFQLGEGGDE